In Candidatus Desulforudis audaxviator MP104C, a genomic segment contains:
- a CDS encoding sulfurtransferase TusA family protein, with protein MPDVDVCGLVCPEPVLLVMRQIDAQGKGVITVLADSEAARENIKRLATGKGWTVTVEERDERWLLTLTK; from the coding sequence GTGCCTGATGTGGACGTATGCGGCCTGGTGTGCCCCGAACCCGTACTGCTGGTCATGCGGCAGATCGACGCCCAGGGGAAAGGCGTGATCACCGTGCTGGCCGATTCGGAGGCGGCCCGGGAAAACATCAAGCGTCTGGCTACGGGCAAGGGCTGGACGGTAACGGTGGAGGAGCGGGATGAGCGCTGGCTGCTGACCTTGACGAAATAG
- a CDS encoding DUF3794 and LysM peptidoglycan-binding domain-containing protein, whose product MSQQELKVRIVCQEETVRQVIGEQTVQTVVRGKITIPKQKPKAEQILAVRARVEEQEMEIIPDKVIVQGKIVFNVTYVADFPTQPVHHVRGQLEFAESLHIPGTRPGMDVVKQITIEKVKAEVDPKDPQQIIVTVILRIFVKVTEAEPKQLLIDLPGAERKFVRDEVRLDIVKAIGRRQVVVSDQVDIQQLFQGKKPCPKEVIDTIADITITKKEIIQDKVIVEGVLTAQIIYVADWPTQPVHHAHVEIPFTQFVEVRGARPGDMVNVQVQIEDVGARVKHECEISITAVLALQAFVMEQIRKQVVVRIDDDLLACLLEAQAIRQITLFLDQILNEQDQVQITLREIVTIPQPKPDAEKVLEAFVTDVTVTETDVIPNKVIVRGVVTVKITYVRDAPDQQVHAFQAEIPFTAFIEVPGAQPGAAVNVMAEAEFVSVGLEDKRRIVVKLVLKVTARVTDIVQKKLFECLRPGEEIVCPTIPPVEPKVPEKKPTPTPTPGRTYVIQPRDTFFKLAQRFGTTVQAIQAVNPGVDPNRLQIGQVINLP is encoded by the coding sequence TTGAGTCAACAAGAACTAAAGGTCCGGATCGTCTGCCAGGAAGAGACCGTACGGCAGGTCATTGGAGAACAGACGGTACAGACCGTGGTCCGCGGCAAGATCACCATTCCCAAGCAGAAGCCGAAGGCTGAACAAATTCTAGCCGTCCGGGCTCGGGTCGAGGAACAAGAGATGGAAATCATCCCTGACAAGGTCATCGTCCAGGGGAAGATTGTCTTCAACGTGACCTACGTCGCGGACTTTCCGACCCAGCCGGTGCACCACGTACGCGGCCAGCTCGAATTCGCAGAATCTCTCCATATTCCCGGCACCCGGCCGGGCATGGACGTGGTAAAGCAGATTACTATCGAGAAAGTCAAGGCCGAGGTGGATCCTAAGGATCCGCAGCAGATCATCGTCACCGTGATTCTCCGCATCTTCGTGAAAGTAACCGAGGCGGAACCGAAGCAGTTGCTGATCGATCTGCCCGGCGCCGAGCGGAAGTTCGTCCGCGATGAGGTGCGACTGGATATCGTCAAAGCCATCGGGCGCAGACAGGTGGTGGTGAGCGACCAGGTCGACATCCAGCAACTGTTCCAGGGCAAGAAACCCTGCCCCAAAGAAGTAATCGACACCATTGCCGACATCACGATCACCAAGAAGGAAATCATTCAGGACAAGGTGATCGTGGAAGGCGTCCTGACCGCGCAGATCATCTACGTAGCCGATTGGCCCACCCAGCCGGTGCACCACGCCCACGTGGAGATCCCGTTCACTCAGTTTGTCGAAGTGCGCGGAGCCCGCCCCGGGGATATGGTAAACGTTCAGGTGCAGATCGAAGACGTCGGCGCCCGGGTCAAGCACGAGTGTGAGATTTCAATCACCGCGGTGCTGGCGCTGCAGGCGTTCGTAATGGAGCAGATCAGGAAACAGGTCGTGGTGCGCATTGACGACGACCTGCTGGCGTGTCTCCTGGAAGCACAGGCCATCCGGCAGATCACCCTGTTCCTGGACCAGATTCTGAACGAGCAGGACCAGGTTCAGATCACCCTACGCGAGATCGTCACTATTCCCCAGCCGAAGCCGGATGCCGAAAAGGTGCTGGAGGCCTTCGTGACCGACGTCACGGTGACCGAGACCGACGTCATCCCTAACAAGGTAATCGTCCGGGGCGTGGTGACCGTAAAAATCACCTACGTGCGGGATGCGCCGGACCAGCAGGTGCACGCCTTCCAGGCTGAGATCCCGTTCACCGCCTTCATCGAGGTGCCAGGGGCCCAACCCGGCGCGGCGGTAAATGTAATGGCCGAAGCCGAGTTCGTTTCGGTGGGTCTGGAGGATAAGCGCCGGATCGTGGTGAAGCTGGTGCTGAAGGTTACCGCGCGGGTGACCGATATCGTGCAGAAGAAGCTGTTTGAATGCCTGCGGCCCGGGGAAGAGATCGTTTGTCCTACTATACCCCCGGTCGAGCCCAAAGTGCCGGAGAAGAAACCCACACCTACTCCCACTCCCGGCAGGACCTACGTGATTCAGCCCAGAGACACCTTCTTCAAACTGGCCCAGCGTTTCGGCACGACGGTGCAGGCCATCCAGGCGGTGAACCCGGGAGTGGATCCGAACCGCCTGCAGATCGGTCAGGTCATCAACCTGCCCTAG
- a CDS encoding GntR family transcriptional regulator yields MEEQRRLLPVKLDSYKPLREMVFESLREAIIQGLLRPGERLMELQLADELGVSRTPVREAIRKLELEGFVVMVPRKGAYVAGITDKDITDVFEVRAALESLAAGLAAERITEEEMEKLERSVVQISEIAHGADIHALVQEDAEFHEIIYRASRNKRLTQILTNLQEQIQRFRLTTLSRPGRTREALEEHRQLVEAISERNAELAQRLAWEHIENAENSLLCALREENRD; encoded by the coding sequence ATGGAGGAGCAAAGACGCTTGCTTCCGGTGAAGCTCGACTCTTACAAGCCGCTTAGGGAGATGGTTTTTGAGTCGCTGCGGGAAGCCATCATTCAGGGGCTCTTGAGACCAGGCGAACGGTTGATGGAGCTGCAGTTGGCCGACGAACTGGGGGTCAGCCGCACTCCGGTGCGGGAAGCCATCCGGAAGCTCGAACTGGAAGGTTTCGTGGTGATGGTCCCGCGCAAGGGGGCGTACGTGGCCGGGATCACCGACAAGGATATCACCGACGTGTTCGAGGTCCGGGCGGCCCTGGAGTCGTTGGCGGCGGGACTGGCCGCCGAGCGGATCACCGAAGAGGAAATGGAAAAGCTCGAACGTTCGGTGGTTCAGATTTCGGAGATTGCCCACGGTGCCGACATCCACGCCCTGGTGCAAGAAGACGCGGAGTTTCACGAGATCATCTACCGCGCCAGCCGCAACAAGCGTCTGACCCAGATTCTGACCAACCTGCAGGAACAGATCCAGCGGTTTAGGTTGACCACCCTGTCGCGCCCCGGACGGACCCGGGAGGCGCTGGAGGAGCACCGGCAACTGGTGGAGGCCATTTCGGAACGGAATGCGGAGCTGGCGCAGCGGCTGGCCTGGGAACACATCGAGAACGCCGAGAACAGCCTATTGTGCGCGCTCCGGGAGGAAAACCGTGATTGA
- a CDS encoding DUF3794 domain-containing protein produces MTHKLKVKVLCQEETVQQVIGEKTVQTVVRGVVIIPQPKPPAEQILAVRAQVEEQEIDVIPDKVIVQGKLVLNITFVADIKTQPVHHVRGQLEFAESLHIPGTRPGMDVVKQITIEKVRGEVDPRDSRRIVVTMILRIFVKVVEVEPKQLLIDLLGAENRFKTEPVKLDVVKAVGARQVVISDQFDVLRQFEGKKPCPEEVLDVIADVVVTRKEVILEKVIVEGVLIVQVIYVADWPTQPVHHAHFEIPFTAFVELTGARPGDMVSVQVQIEDVTTRVKNDCEIMIAAVLNVKARIVEQIKKKLVVQIDKDLLKCLLFEDAIRPVILFLDQILNEEDMVQVTIREVVNIPQQKPDAQKILEAMVTNIEVTETDVIPNKVIVRGVVTVKVVYVADRPDQPVHAFTVDIPFTTFVDVPGAVPGAAVNVMVDAEFVQAAIEDARRVVIKLVLRVTVRVTDIVQRQVFECLRPGAVIECLLPPKP; encoded by the coding sequence GTGACCCATAAACTGAAAGTCAAGGTCTTATGCCAGGAAGAAACGGTGCAGCAGGTCATCGGTGAAAAGACCGTCCAGACGGTGGTGCGCGGCGTGGTCATCATCCCGCAGCCGAAACCGCCGGCCGAGCAGATCCTGGCGGTACGGGCCCAGGTTGAAGAACAGGAAATCGACGTTATTCCCGACAAGGTTATCGTACAGGGCAAGCTCGTCCTCAACATTACCTTCGTAGCCGATATCAAGACCCAGCCAGTGCACCACGTACGCGGCCAGCTCGAATTCGCGGAATCTCTCCACATTCCCGGCACCCGGCCGGGCATGGACGTAGTGAAGCAGATCACCATCGAGAAGGTTCGGGGCGAGGTTGATCCCCGTGATTCCCGCCGGATTGTCGTGACGATGATCCTGCGCATTTTTGTTAAAGTGGTCGAAGTCGAGCCGAAACAGCTGCTGATCGACCTGCTCGGCGCCGAAAACCGATTCAAGACGGAACCGGTCAAACTGGATGTCGTCAAGGCGGTCGGGGCGAGGCAGGTGGTGATCAGCGATCAGTTTGACGTTTTGCGGCAGTTCGAGGGCAAGAAACCCTGCCCCGAGGAAGTGCTTGATGTCATCGCCGACGTTGTGGTCACCAGGAAAGAGGTTATCCTCGAAAAGGTGATCGTGGAGGGTGTCCTGATCGTCCAGGTCATCTACGTGGCCGACTGGCCCACGCAGCCGGTGCACCACGCCCACTTCGAGATTCCCTTCACGGCGTTTGTCGAGCTAACGGGCGCCCGCCCCGGGGATATGGTCAGTGTCCAGGTGCAGATCGAGGATGTCACCACCCGAGTCAAGAACGACTGTGAGATCATGATCGCCGCCGTCCTCAACGTTAAAGCCAGGATCGTTGAGCAGATCAAGAAGAAGCTGGTAGTGCAGATCGACAAGGATCTGCTTAAATGTCTCCTGTTCGAGGACGCAATTCGGCCGGTGATCCTGTTCCTGGACCAGATCTTGAACGAGGAAGACATGGTTCAGGTCACCATCCGCGAGGTTGTAAACATTCCGCAGCAGAAGCCGGACGCCCAGAAGATCCTGGAAGCTATGGTCACCAACATCGAAGTGACCGAAACTGACGTAATTCCCAACAAGGTGATCGTCCGAGGCGTTGTCACCGTCAAAGTGGTGTACGTGGCCGACCGGCCCGACCAGCCGGTCCACGCTTTCACGGTTGACATTCCGTTTACCACCTTTGTCGATGTACCCGGCGCCGTGCCCGGTGCGGCGGTGAACGTGATGGTCGACGCCGAGTTCGTGCAGGCAGCCATCGAAGACGCCCGCCGCGTCGTGATCAAGCTGGTGCTCAGGGTTACCGTCCGGGTGACCGACATTGTCCAGAGACAGGTGTTTGAATGCCTGCGGCCCGGCGCCGTGATCGAGTGTCTGCTGCCGCCCAAACCCTAG
- the yedE gene encoding YedE family putative selenium transporter: protein MFTIKGKGLVTLTGLTIGGLAILLMWAGNPKNMGLCIACFLRDIAGALGLHSAAPVQYVRPEIIGIVLGAFAAALATGSYRAMGGSSALTRFALGFIGMIGFLVFLGCPLRMLLRMSAGDLNAWLALPGFAAGIAVGVWFINRGFTLGKATRQNNAHGYVFPAMMVTLLALLVVNFPLLRASAEGPGSMHAPLLLSLGAGLLAGVLAQRARFCLVGPIRDLIMFRDPYLMFGMAGLFLAALAGNLIIGNFNLGFAGQPIAHSDGLWNFLGMALAGLCFTLVAGCPLRQLVSASEGNTDSAVTILGVLVGAAFAHNFGLAASPAGASVNGQYAVVAGLILTLGIGFALSGARALAKGRVTESA, encoded by the coding sequence TTGTTTACCATCAAGGGAAAGGGCCTGGTCACCCTGACCGGCCTGACGATCGGCGGGCTGGCCATCCTGTTGATGTGGGCCGGCAATCCCAAGAACATGGGTCTTTGCATTGCTTGCTTCTTGCGGGACATCGCCGGCGCGCTCGGCTTACATAGCGCGGCGCCCGTCCAGTACGTGCGCCCGGAAATCATCGGGATCGTCCTGGGCGCCTTCGCGGCCGCCCTGGCCACCGGCTCCTATCGCGCCATGGGCGGCTCCAGTGCCCTGACCAGGTTCGCCCTCGGTTTCATCGGTATGATCGGCTTTTTGGTTTTTCTTGGCTGCCCTTTGCGAATGCTTCTCAGGATGTCGGCCGGAGACCTTAATGCCTGGCTGGCCCTGCCCGGGTTTGCCGCAGGTATCGCCGTCGGTGTCTGGTTCATCAACCGCGGCTTCACGCTGGGGAAAGCCACCCGGCAGAACAACGCCCACGGCTACGTATTCCCGGCAATGATGGTCACCCTGCTGGCCTTGCTGGTGGTCAACTTCCCGCTCCTTCGCGCCAGTGCGGAGGGTCCGGGGTCCATGCACGCCCCGCTGCTGCTCTCGCTGGGGGCCGGCCTCCTGGCCGGGGTGTTGGCCCAGCGCGCCCGCTTCTGCCTGGTCGGCCCGATCCGCGACCTGATTATGTTCCGCGACCCCTACCTGATGTTCGGCATGGCCGGCCTGTTTCTGGCCGCGCTGGCCGGCAACCTCATCATCGGGAACTTCAATCTTGGTTTTGCCGGCCAGCCGATCGCCCACAGCGACGGCCTGTGGAACTTCCTGGGCATGGCCCTGGCGGGCCTGTGCTTCACCCTGGTTGCCGGGTGCCCGCTGCGCCAGCTTGTTTCCGCCTCGGAGGGGAACACCGACTCGGCGGTCACCATTCTGGGCGTGCTGGTCGGGGCGGCCTTCGCCCACAACTTCGGGCTGGCGGCCAGCCCGGCGGGCGCTTCTGTGAACGGGCAGTATGCGGTGGTCGCCGGACTGATCTTAACCCTGGGCATCGGCTTCGCCTTATCCGGCGCCAGGGCTCTGGCGAAAGGGAGGGTGACGGAAAGTGCCTGA
- a CDS encoding type II toxin-antitoxin system Phd/YefM family antitoxin: MVTRSGTVEEINVGVREAKAKLSELLRYARAGKTVIITERGIPTARIVPIEKEALSLRERLLEMERQGLLSSLARKPRLPKPVMVPGASAQRILREDRDKW; this comes from the coding sequence GTGGTTACAAGGAGTGGCACCGTGGAAGAAATCAATGTGGGTGTCAGGGAAGCTAAGGCCAAGTTGAGTGAGTTACTCCGTTATGCCCGGGCGGGCAAAACAGTAATCATTACCGAGAGGGGTATACCGACCGCCAGAATTGTACCGATCGAGAAAGAAGCCCTTTCTCTCCGCGAGAGGCTTTTGGAAATGGAACGACAGGGCCTTCTGTCATCCTTGGCCCGCAAGCCCCGACTGCCAAAACCCGTTATGGTGCCCGGGGCATCGGCCCAACGGATTCTACGTGAGGATCGAGACAAATGGTAG
- the ispE gene encoding 4-(cytidine 5'-diphospho)-2-C-methyl-D-erythritol kinase, which produces MRLSAYAKINLVLAVGGLRPDGYHEVETVLQQLELHDRLELRQAEQFTLYTDSAEVPHGPGNLVWEAAALLRERFRCPFGADIRLYKSIPVAAGLGGGSADAAATLVGLNELWNLNLDLETLLGLAAELGSDVPFFLVGPTALARGRGEILAPLPPAPEMGVVLVTPAFGVRAAEAYAHFDRLPGGAPPDLTPVLRALAEKDRYAVAQGLFNGLEAAVFDLYPEVRALKKELGKEEGVLGALVSGSGPTVFGLTADVEQAEVVAARLRSRGLPARATKTRGPSS; this is translated from the coding sequence ATGCGTCTCTCGGCCTATGCCAAGATTAACCTGGTACTGGCCGTGGGCGGCCTTCGTCCCGACGGCTACCACGAAGTGGAGACCGTCCTGCAGCAACTGGAACTGCATGACCGGCTGGAGTTGCGGCAAGCCGAGCAATTTACCCTGTACACCGACAGCGCGGAGGTGCCTCATGGCCCCGGGAACCTGGTCTGGGAGGCGGCCGCGCTGTTGCGGGAACGTTTCCGTTGTCCGTTCGGGGCCGACATCCGGTTGTACAAGTCCATCCCGGTGGCCGCCGGTCTGGGCGGCGGTTCAGCGGATGCCGCCGCCACCCTCGTGGGATTGAACGAACTCTGGAACCTGAATCTGGATCTTGAGACGTTACTCGGCCTCGCGGCCGAACTCGGTTCCGATGTGCCGTTTTTTCTGGTTGGGCCGACCGCCCTGGCCCGGGGGCGGGGGGAGATTCTTGCCCCTCTGCCGCCGGCCCCGGAGATGGGGGTGGTGCTGGTCACGCCGGCTTTCGGTGTACGGGCGGCGGAAGCCTACGCTCACTTTGACCGCCTTCCCGGCGGCGCACCCCCGGATCTGACTCCGGTACTCCGGGCTCTGGCCGAAAAAGACCGGTACGCTGTGGCCCAGGGGCTGTTCAATGGATTGGAGGCGGCCGTCTTCGACCTATACCCTGAAGTCCGCGCGTTGAAAAAAGAGCTCGGCAAAGAAGAGGGGGTGCTGGGGGCGTTGGTGTCCGGCAGCGGCCCGACGGTGTTCGGACTGACCGCGGACGTGGAGCAGGCGGAGGTTGTGGCCGCCAGGCTTCGCTCCCGGGGACTTCCGGCACGGGCGACAAAAACGCGCGGGCCCTCGAGTTGA
- a CDS encoding DMT family transporter: MHFKLVPMIIAATAGVTMAFQGAINAALGKIVGLLEATFIVHLVGLVFVSVLLFVLQLGGGSLLKAGNVPWYLYLGGLLGVAIIYAVARSIPEVGVAPATTAIIVGQILTAAAIDHTGLFGLKQLSFTWYRSIGVFLLAGGAFLLLKE, from the coding sequence TTGCATTTCAAGCTTGTGCCCATGATTATCGCCGCTACGGCCGGGGTGACCATGGCTTTCCAGGGCGCCATCAACGCGGCACTCGGGAAAATCGTGGGCCTGTTGGAAGCAACGTTTATCGTCCACCTGGTGGGTCTGGTCTTTGTGAGTGTATTGTTGTTTGTGCTTCAGTTGGGAGGTGGATCACTGCTCAAGGCCGGGAATGTGCCCTGGTATTTGTACCTGGGGGGCTTACTGGGCGTGGCCATCATCTACGCGGTCGCCCGAAGCATTCCCGAAGTCGGGGTGGCCCCGGCGACCACCGCCATCATCGTCGGTCAGATCCTGACCGCGGCCGCGATCGACCACACGGGGCTCTTTGGTCTGAAGCAGCTTTCTTTCACCTGGTACCGCTCTATCGGGGTTTTCCTGCTGGCGGGGGGGGCCTTTCTGCTGTTAAAAGAGTAA
- a CDS encoding nucleotidyltransferase family protein codes for MIDCLLLAGSPNTGPLKEVSPVEHEALIPLGSRCMVEYVIEALRGSGCVGRIVAVGPEAIRRLPGAAGVEVFEPAGSLMDNVATGLRHFDSAESVLVATADIPLLTPEAVQDFIDRCGDRQKDIYYPVVRDEVVERRFPGGRRTYVRLSDGRFTGGNLILFRPAVFDHCRAKAQEFALHRKNPLKLAAVIGPVFVLRFLLRRLSLADAERRITALVGITGRAVVSEYPEIAVDVDKPEDYALVCALGPFNCSG; via the coding sequence GTGATTGACTGTCTCTTACTGGCGGGCAGTCCGAATACCGGGCCGCTCAAAGAGGTCAGCCCGGTCGAGCACGAAGCGCTCATTCCGCTCGGTTCCAGGTGCATGGTGGAATACGTGATCGAGGCTCTCCGTGGGTCGGGCTGTGTGGGACGGATCGTGGCTGTGGGTCCGGAAGCGATCCGGCGGCTGCCCGGTGCCGCCGGGGTGGAAGTCTTCGAACCGGCGGGCAGCCTGATGGACAACGTGGCGACCGGATTGAGACACTTCGATTCAGCTGAAAGCGTGCTGGTGGCCACGGCCGACATCCCCCTGTTAACCCCGGAAGCGGTCCAGGATTTTATCGACCGCTGTGGTGACCGGCAAAAGGACATATACTACCCGGTGGTTCGGGACGAGGTGGTGGAGCGGCGTTTCCCCGGGGGGCGGCGTACCTACGTGCGGCTGTCCGACGGCCGCTTTACAGGGGGGAACCTGATTTTGTTCCGCCCGGCGGTCTTTGACCATTGCCGGGCGAAAGCCCAGGAATTCGCCCTACACCGGAAAAACCCCCTCAAACTGGCCGCCGTCATCGGGCCGGTCTTCGTCCTGCGTTTCCTACTGCGCCGCTTGAGCTTGGCCGACGCGGAGCGCCGGATCACTGCGCTGGTGGGGATCACCGGGCGGGCGGTGGTTTCCGAGTACCCGGAGATCGCCGTGGACGTGGATAAACCGGAAGACTACGCCCTGGTCTGCGCTCTGGGTCCCTTCAACTGCAGCGGCTGA
- a CDS encoding ZIP family metal transporter, which translates to MAYWISALAGACTLLGALLVLTLGEPRRPTLAAVLGLAAGIMVGVTVLDLIPAALKFGRSETVFLGVLFGILVLALLDNTLAAVVGPSRSGFFKTGLLVGLGIGLHDLPEGMALSAGFTGATNLGLFLALAIGLHNIPEGMATAVPLRAAGASPRFIILAVTALSLVTPLGTLIGFGLVQVSALALGLLSASAAGAMLYISLFELTPRAFSLDWKPALTGTASGAALVWCAGLLF; encoded by the coding sequence ATGGCCTATTGGATAAGTGCTCTGGCGGGGGCTTGCACTCTGCTGGGTGCTCTCCTGGTCCTGACCCTGGGTGAGCCGCGCCGTCCCACTCTGGCCGCGGTGCTGGGTCTGGCCGCCGGAATTATGGTGGGAGTAACGGTATTGGACCTGATACCCGCCGCCCTGAAATTCGGCCGGTCGGAAACCGTGTTCCTGGGCGTTTTGTTCGGGATCCTGGTGCTCGCGCTGTTGGATAACACGCTGGCCGCCGTGGTCGGCCCGTCACGGTCCGGGTTTTTCAAGACGGGCTTGCTGGTCGGCCTGGGCATTGGGTTGCACGACCTGCCCGAGGGAATGGCCCTTTCCGCCGGTTTTACCGGCGCCACCAACCTCGGCCTCTTTTTGGCCCTGGCCATCGGCCTCCACAACATTCCGGAGGGGATGGCCACCGCTGTCCCCTTACGGGCCGCAGGAGCCTCCCCGCGATTCATCATCCTGGCGGTCACCGCCTTGAGCCTGGTCACACCCCTGGGCACCCTGATCGGGTTCGGGCTGGTCCAGGTCAGCGCTCTTGCCCTGGGTCTCCTGTCGGCCTCGGCCGCCGGCGCCATGCTTTACATTTCGCTGTTCGAGCTCACACCCCGCGCCTTCTCCCTGGATTGGAAACCGGCCCTCACCGGAACGGCCAGCGGTGCCGCGCTGGTCTGGTGCGCCGGATTACTCTTTTAA
- a CDS encoding selenium metabolism-associated LysR family transcriptional regulator: MNLSYLETFVMVAKHKSFSRAAKTLSLTQPAVSKHISLLEAHYGTKLVNRTSRRVELTDAGIVLYHFAGRIIATMERAKEEIVSFSEEVKGRLSIGASTIPGHYILPRILSDFKKEYPLVNVSLEVSNTGKVINRLQEEAIQVGVIGAPVDSPEINCTEFSSDEVVLIMPRDHPLVFRKELVTDDLVGEKVVVRENDSGTRRIVEEKLAAADIPLDSLQIAGEFGSTEAVLAAVEAGLGISFVSRWAAEKVALEGRIVMRTLQDLRFSRSLYIIYLRDRSLSRPTHAFLSFIKLGS, encoded by the coding sequence ATGAATCTAAGCTACCTCGAAACCTTTGTAATGGTCGCCAAGCACAAGAGCTTCTCACGGGCCGCCAAGACCTTGAGCCTGACCCAACCCGCGGTGAGCAAGCACATTTCCCTGCTGGAGGCTCATTACGGCACCAAGCTTGTGAACCGCACCAGCCGGCGCGTCGAACTGACCGACGCCGGCATTGTGCTGTACCATTTCGCCGGGCGGATCATCGCAACCATGGAACGGGCCAAAGAGGAAATCGTGTCCTTTTCCGAAGAGGTCAAGGGCCGCTTGAGCATCGGGGCGAGCACTATTCCCGGGCATTACATCCTGCCCCGGATACTTAGTGATTTCAAGAAAGAGTACCCCTTGGTGAATGTTTCCCTGGAAGTGAGCAATACCGGCAAGGTGATCAACCGGCTCCAGGAGGAGGCCATCCAGGTCGGGGTTATCGGCGCCCCGGTGGACAGCCCTGAGATCAACTGCACCGAGTTTTCCAGCGACGAAGTGGTCCTCATTATGCCCCGGGACCACCCTCTGGTTTTCCGAAAGGAACTGGTCACCGACGATCTGGTCGGTGAAAAGGTGGTCGTGCGGGAAAACGACTCCGGCACGCGCCGCATTGTGGAGGAGAAACTGGCCGCGGCCGACATTCCGCTTGACAGCCTGCAGATCGCCGGGGAGTTCGGCAGCACGGAGGCGGTGCTGGCCGCCGTGGAGGCCGGACTGGGCATTTCCTTCGTCTCCCGCTGGGCCGCGGAAAAAGTCGCGCTTGAAGGCCGAATTGTTATGCGCACCCTGCAAGACCTGCGTTTCTCGCGCAGCCTATACATCATCTACCTCCGGGACCGCAGTCTCTCCAGACCCACCCACGCTTTTCTCTCGTTCATCAAATTAGGTTCATAG
- a CDS encoding type II toxin-antitoxin system VapC family toxin, translating to MVDNPVLLYWDTSALISALMADEHTEKALGWLRTDSDHLISSLAFAEVQAVLHRVQRESNTPNLVKNAQVELHSGPWKRLNLLPEWSLLQLLAKKWPLRGADLWHLAMAKTTAYRFPELRLLSFDHRLSEAARGEGLAV from the coding sequence ATGGTAGACAATCCCGTACTGTTGTATTGGGACACATCGGCCCTGATTTCGGCCCTGATGGCAGACGAACATACCGAAAAGGCGTTGGGTTGGCTGAGAACAGATAGCGACCATCTAATCTCATCCCTGGCCTTCGCCGAAGTGCAGGCCGTTTTACACCGCGTGCAACGGGAGTCGAATACGCCAAATCTGGTCAAGAATGCCCAGGTTGAACTCCACTCCGGCCCGTGGAAACGCTTGAACCTGTTGCCTGAATGGAGCTTACTACAATTGCTGGCCAAAAAGTGGCCCCTGCGCGGGGCGGACTTGTGGCATCTGGCCATGGCGAAAACGACAGCGTACAGATTTCCAGAATTACGTCTCTTAAGTTTCGACCACAGACTATCGGAAGCAGCTCGCGGGGAAGGGTTGGCTGTTTAG